CTTGAGTACCCAGCCGTCAAGCAGGGAGTAGAAGTCGTCCTTGCTCTTGTTGCGCGGCTGGCGATAGGCCTTGCCCTGGGTGGTGACCGACCCATAGGGTTCGACGGCGATCGGCCCGTTGCTGGCGGCTTCCTCATACCAGGTGTCGATGCTGCGCAAGGCGTTGCCGACCTTCTGCGAGTGAAGCCCGGCAATGCCGCTGACGGTGTACAGGGTCTTGCTCTTGTCGCCACGGCCGCGGTCCATGATCAGTTCCTGGGACGGGAACACTTCCTGGCCGGCACCCAGGCGGGCAAGTGCGGTGATGCGCAGCAGCACATGCTGCTCACCGAGCAGGCCGTTGCTGATGATCTGGGCCAGCGCCTTCAGCGCCGTGGCATTGTTGCCATGGCTGTCGAAATGGCGCAGGGACAGGCTGAGGGCGTCGAAGGTCCAGGTTTCTCGGGCCTGACCGTCCACCAGTTGTTCCACTTTGACTTCGACCTGCTCGGCGCCAATTCGGTTGCGCCAGAGGAAGCGGGCGTTGGCCAGGTTGCAGGCGTAGCGATAGGCCAGTTCGTTGAAACCGTTCTGTTCGGCATAGCCTTTCACGGTTGCTTGAAGTTTGTGCCGGTAAGCCGCGTCGTTGCAGGCCGATGGTTGGTCGATATTGCCCAGCACGCGCAGGGTGAACGAGACCTGAAGGGTATCGGCGTCGTGGGGCAGGGTGGCGACATCAATAGTTTGCGGGTTCGGTTTCTGTACTTCGGCGTCCAGCTTGGCGGGGTCCAAGTCCTTGGTCTTCATGCGGTTGGAAATGGTGCCGCGTACGGACTTTTCACGTACGGCAATTGGCACCCAGCTGTCGCGTTTTTCCCAGTTGCCAGCATGGAACAGCGCGTCCGACGGGTCGAGCTTGCGCTCGAAAGCCAGAACGGAGGCGGTCTTGAGGGTGTCAGTGGTCATTGGCAAATCCTTCTGTAATGAGATGACGGCTTCAGTCGAAGTTGAATACGATGTCGGGTTGGTAATCGTTTCGGCAGCGGTAGAGCCCGCTTTCCACGCAGACAGTCGGGTACCAGAGCAGCTGCTCCATTGATTCCAGGCGGTGTGGACTCAGCCATTCACCGATGCTGTAAAGGCTCTCCACGATCCGAACCGGCGTGTCGCTGTCACGGGCATTGAGTACCGAGCCAGCGGGTTGCAACGGCGTCAGCGCGCCGTAGCCGACCGGAATGGGTACGATCCAGCCGAGGCCCTGACGGTCGTTGTGCCAGGCTGCCTTGCCGCTGGCGTCGGGTTCGCCGGCGTGCCAATTGATCCGGGCCAGTGACAGCAGTGCATCCAAGGCGGTGGCGCCAGGCTGGGTGCTCTGCAGTTCGTTTTGCCGTTGCATCAATAGGTCATGGCG
This genomic stretch from Pseudomonas entomophila harbors:
- the csy3 gene encoding type I-F CRISPR-associated protein Csy3, which translates into the protein MTTDTLKTASVLAFERKLDPSDALFHAGNWEKRDSWVPIAVREKSVRGTISNRMKTKDLDPAKLDAEVQKPNPQTIDVATLPHDADTLQVSFTLRVLGNIDQPSACNDAAYRHKLQATVKGYAEQNGFNELAYRYACNLANARFLWRNRIGAEQVEVKVEQLVDGQARETWTFDALSLSLRHFDSHGNNATALKALAQIISNGLLGEQHVLLRITALARLGAGQEVFPSQELIMDRGRGDKSKTLYTVSGIAGLHSQKVGNALRSIDTWYEEAASNGPIAVEPYGSVTTQGKAYRQPRNKSKDDFYSLLDGWVLKDKVPALEQQHFVIATLIRGGVFGEAG